From the Pseudodesulfovibrio indicus genome, the window TAGTCGGCCAGGAACCGGTCGAGATGGGGGGTGGCGGCGTTGCGTACGCAGTTGCCCGCGCCGTCCGGGGCGATGCCCCAGCCGTCGAGAATCAGCAACAGGGTCTTCTTGGGTTCGGCCATGTGTCTGTCGTCCATCAGGCGTCGAGTTCGATGCGGGGCGCCTCGGTCCACATCCCTTCGATGTTGTAGAATTCGCGCAGCTCGTCGAGGAAGACATGCACGATCACGTCGTTCAGGTCGAGGAGCACCCACTCGCCGGTCTTGTGACCTTCCATGCTCAAAAACTCGACGTTCTCCTCGGAGGCCATCTCCAGCACATGGCTGGCCAGGGCCTGGGCATGCTTCACGCCGCGCGCCGAGACCACGATGACCACGTCGGTGACCGAAGTCATCCCGGCCACGTTCATGGCGCAGATCCGTTCCGCCTGCTTGTCATCCAACCAACCGGCCACGAGACGGGCCTTTTCAGGGCTCTCCATCTCTTTGAATTTCTTTTCCTTATTTAGCAAATTACTTCCTTGTTTTTGGTGATGAATCGAAATTATTCTTCGGGGTAACGAGCCAGGAGCACCTCGTCGAGCCCACGCTTGGGCACGTGGTGTCTGCCGTCCTCGCCGGTCCAATACTTGATACTGCCGTCGGAGGGAAGCGGTTCCACGACCACTTCCTGGGCCGGAATGCCCAAAGCCAGGACCAGCAGGATCTCGAACCGGCCCGGCAGGTTGAAGATGCGGCCCAGCTTGCCCCGGTTGACCGTGGCGATGATGCACCCGCCGAGCCCCTTTTCCACCGCACCGAGCATGATGGTCTGGGCGGCGATGCCGTGGTCGCAGCCGGGCGTCTCGGCGATCTCCTTGTCCAGGACGATGACGATGTAGCCCGTGGGCCGCTGCCCTTCGTCCGGGCCGGCCCAATCCTTGAGATATCCCGCCCAGCCGAGCAGCGGAAATATCTGCGCGCACTGTTCCGGGTCGGTGGTCACCAGGTATTTGAGCGGCTGCTTGTTCATGCCCGTGGGCACGAACCGGGCCATGTCGACCAGCTCCACGAGATCGCCGGCCGGGATGGATTTCGACTGATCGAATTTACGCCGCGTCCTGTTTTGCTCAACCAATTCCCTTAGCGTCATGTTCACTCCATTGTTAGTTGCCGATCGCTCATTGTGTAATGCACTTTGGACCGGTCCGCAACACGGCCGAAGGGGCGCGACCAGCCGGTTGCCGGGCACAAACCCCTTGACGCTCCCTGGAACATGGGGCAGTCTTTCGTCTATGCAACAATACCTATCCTCGCGCTTTTCCTGGTTTACGGGCTCTCTGTAGGAGGCTCGTGGAAGATTCATGGCGCAGGAATGATGCCTTTAAGGAGACCACGGGCTTACGGAACCGTGGTTTTTTCATATGCACACCATGGCTGATTACAGGCCGCCCAAGGAGGTTGAAGGATGATCTACGACGTGAAGAACGAAACCCTGCCCAGGGAGGAGCTGGAGGCGATCCAGC encodes:
- a CDS encoding nitroreductase family protein — protein: MTLRELVEQNRTRRKFDQSKSIPAGDLVELVDMARFVPTGMNKQPLKYLVTTDPEQCAQIFPLLGWAGYLKDWAGPDEGQRPTGYIVIVLDKEIAETPGCDHGIAAQTIMLGAVEKGLGGCIIATVNRGKLGRIFNLPGRFEILLVLALGIPAQEVVVEPLPSDGSIKYWTGEDGRHHVPKRGLDEVLLARYPEE
- the rsfS gene encoding ribosome silencing factor; translation: MLNKEKKFKEMESPEKARLVAGWLDDKQAERICAMNVAGMTSVTDVVIVVSARGVKHAQALASHVLEMASEENVEFLSMEGHKTGEWVLLDLNDVIVHVFLDELREFYNIEGMWTEAPRIELDA